ACATGAATCGAACGCCATCTATTTGATGATCTTTGATTCTAGGGCCGATCTCGTTgttaatataaataaatgaTTGGTCGTCTTGCTTACTCTCATTTATGATCAATCGAGATTTGTCGGACGCAATCTGGCCATTTTCTCCTAAATTTGCACGAAGACGAAGCCTTCGAGTCTCCTGCTCCTCTTGTCGACGGATTTCACGCTCTCTGATGTCTACAGCCTCTTTATTGCGAATGATTTCCTTGGGTGCAGCCTTTCGAGGTGGTTTGGACTTGTGCGCTTGCCCAAGCAAAGAAGCCTCATCCTcaccagcatcatcaccgagtatttcatcatcgtcaagtTCTTCCTCCCTATAAATCCGGTTATCTTGGGGGAACAGTGGCGCCATTTTCTTGAGGAATGCATGAAAGATATTCCAAGAGCTATGGTTTTCTTTTGCCTTCAGCTTTGTAATTTGGGAAGGCTTTAGGTCTGCTAATCGAGTCTCTTTGAGGTTTTTTATTTTGAGAAAACACAAAAACAATCTGGAGACATCAAATGCCAGAGACTCCGGGCTTGTGAAACGCAGATGATCCAAGTTTTTGAGAGGATCAGATATGTGCTTCAGAATTGTGGCTTTGAAAGACTTATGTGCCTCACAGACTCGAACGTGTTCAAAAATTGCAGATCTTCGCAGGTGCCCTAACTTCCACAGCAGAGTAATTGTTAGAGCGAACCGTTCCTTTTCCTTGGTCCAGTGGCTGATCGGAAAGCTGATGATCTTCTCAACATCTCGATACTTTTCAGCCCACGATGAGGCTTGTGGCTGCTTAACTGACTCGTCTCCGCTGGGATCTTCTTTGATCATGGGAGTACTGTCGGGTCGCACTTTCGTAGGAGTATCCAAGTCCACCGAATCAACGACATTTGTAGACCACTTAACGGGAGACGAAGCTCGAGTAGATGCGGTCTGTGTAAGATCAATATACACTGGAGACTCGACCAGAATTGGGCTTGGTGTTCGATTGACTTTGCTGGGAATAGCATGCCGAGCCTCTTTGATTGGCGTGACTGGCGGAATTGGCTCGTCATCAACGATGAATGCGTCCTCATCTGAGCTAGTCAGGACTTCTCCATCCGACAGCTCCATATGTGTTCGTTTTGGACATGTAACCGAACGCCTGGGTAGCGAAACTGGTTTGGGCGGTGGGATTCGAGACTCCAGAGTGTCTGCTACCCAACACTGGTAAAGCTTGTCTTCGACATTTTGCTCCAGCAAACGTGCCTGAAATCGAAcctgcttttctttttcccacGTTTGCTTCAGAATACCTCTCTCCAACTTCTTAATTCTTTCGTCATAGAACTTGGCTTGTGCCCTAGCTTCCAAAATGCGGTGCGTCTTGGCGCCCCGTCTTGACGCATCAACCCACAAAGCGTTGGCTTTGCTTTGATATTtaggcttcttcttctcagtCCAGTTGTTCGTCATTTCTAAAACCGATTCGTCCAGAAGCTGTCGTACTCGATCTTGTGATAGACTTTTCGAGGCGTTAGTCCCCTCAAGATTTTCAGACATTTGAGCTAATTCCGTCTTTTCAGCTTCCATCTCTCTTAAGGTTTCCTCATCGACTTCATCTGGGATATCATCCAGGTCCAGGACCTTATCACCTTCGCTAGATGATTGTCTCAAAGCGTCGAGGGTCACTCCAGCATCCGCCATGGCTATTTTCTTGCCGTTTTCCACCAAGACACGTCTCATAATCTTGTTGATAGCGAGCCGTCTACCAGGGGGGAATCGAGTGGGTGCTGGTGTGCAAAGGGCATCACCTTCACCCTGAATCTGGAGGGTTAAAGCATCTGAGTTTGATTTGACCTCCCTCTGAGAAATGGCCCCAGGTCCAAGATATGCAAACTCATCAGCGGTATCCCATGGGTACGAGTTCAGCGAATCGCTACTTAATATATCGGCCTCGGTTGCAATCGGAGCTGGTACGATATTAAGAGGCTCTTCTTGTAATAATTCAGGAGCAACTCGTTTCCTTTTCAGTTGCTTAACAGGACTGTTCGCGTCCACGACAGGTGACACTCCGCTGGGCAGAGACAACGATTCCGTCGTAGGAGCAGCGCCGACGTCCGCGTCATGGGCCCTTCCGCCATCAGTACCAAGCATGCTCAGCTCAGGTGTGTGCAAAGTACGTCCCGGATCCACAACCTGGAGTGGTAGAGGCGTAGAAGGAAATACTTTGCTGAACGAGGTCCTTGGCGTTGTCCATGGGAGAAGGAGATCAAACTGGGGGGTCCTCTGGGTTGAATACGAACCCTCCCAGTCACGGCTACGCACGTCGCGTTCTTCGTGGCCGCTGATTTCTAAGTTGTCCAGTTTCCACCGGCGGAAGGCTGGGCTCCTGGCACGCAGCTTCATGATGGCTTCCCCCAAGGCATTTTTGTGTCGGGCTAATTGAACATGAAGGAGCTGGAAAAGTTCGTTCCGCAAGTCGTGTGCGTTCGTGAGTCCAACGAGGTCATATGTCAAAAGCGTATGCCCATCGATTTCATTCTCCTGGAGCTTTGCGGCTAATATCTCCGGATTGCGTGTACAAGGACGGCTGAGGTGACATAGCTCATTTGCGACCGCGCTCACATCCCATAAAAAGGGGTCTGTCGACTGAATTCCGTCCATTTGACGACATGAGAAGTCTATTAGTCAGCTTTGTCTAAAAATAATTGCGTTAGTATCAGTGACCTGGATGCGAAGCACATGCGGCAGGTTGTTAAAATTTTCATCTCATCCAAGGTCCAAAGACGTGCTCAAGACCGTCGATATAGCTATGCCACTACCCCCGCATACTTTCTAGACGCCGCAAATgaaaaattaattaaaaaacaTCATATGAGGTGAGCATACCTGCAGTCTAAGCAGTCTAAAATGTACCTTGATATCCTGAAGACAAGAAGCAAGTCGGTGATGACCACGTCTCGGCCAAGGAGAACTCAAAACTACGTGAGACTGAAAAAAGAGTCGCTGTTCGTGTTGTTTGGGCCGATGATTGAAAACATCATGACATCGCCTATAACGGATTTTCGCAACTGAGTGTTGCATGCCAAAGATGCTAAAGACAAACAGTTAACGCGTTGGCGGTGGCGAAGGAAACCCGGCTTGGCATACATCGTTTGCCAGCTGTGCCAGCTGCCCCACGAGCCCTCCTAAAGGTCTGATGGCTGTCGCTGGGTGGCTACGAGAACTGGCACGTGACACAAGCGAAGTCGGGGAGCGTGGCCATAGACGCGGCCATGGAGGCCATGAAGGTGTTCCTCACCCGGTCAATGGCCGCTTAATTTTTGCACACTTGACAATTTCAGCTCCCAAAAGTCGTAGATGCCACGGCTGCTTGGGTCTAAATCCTTGTTGCGCTGCGACTGTGAGACTATGGCGTGTGGATGCCGATCCAGGTTGTGGCCGTTGCTCCAATAGGTGCTGCAATAGCGCGAGACACCATGCCTCATCCATCCTCACAATCCGCAAGTCAGACGGTTCGTGTGTAGGGAGTAGAGTCTTGTGAACCAAGGACATTTCACAGATCACTGCTGTAATTGTGTATACGCACAGTCTTGTATTTTTAAACGTTGCAAAGCCACCCGTGAGAAACACCACGTTCCCGCCCATGATACCCACTTCAGCATCCCAGAAAGCCATTACTAATAATCCATTCCCTCAACTACACGCCAACCCTCACCAGCCACTGCTTTCGACCCAAGTCTCGACTCGAGTTCCATGCCCTCTGGGTGTCCATCTATCCGTCATACTGTATTTTTGTCTCATCTTCCAGTCCCATCGTTTGCCCTGCAACCATGACCTCGGGCCATGACGCTGAACCATCCCGGCAGTATCCGCCAGCAACAACTCCCGAAGAGCTCGACCACCTCGTCGAGGTCATCAAGGACTGGGCgattggcaatggcctcgcGGTTCGGACTCCGCCAGCGGTAATTTCTTCGGAAGCAGATCCAACCAGGATAACTGCTGTGCCCGCACCCGTGACACTGTTTCCGACGGCCTTTCCCCGCCAAGCCTTTCTGCAAGGTCAGAAGGCGCAGAACGCATACAACGAGTTGTATGCTGCCGTGAGCAGAGATGAGAATTTCTTGGCAGATGTCGTGAAGCAGCAAGTTCACCAAACTACACATCTCACGGGGGGGCACGCTGCTAACTCCTGTCGCCTAGGGTCAttgatggcgacgactttGTCCGTGATCTGTGGGCGGTCCATGAGACTGTCAAGTCAGAAGGATACACCCAGGTAAGCGTCAACCAGCCGAAGAAAGAATTTGACTAGACTATCAGTCCTTCCTAACTGGACAAGCCGCTTTCATTGGGTCTCTTCAGATCTGATTACATGGTACACGAGCACAAATCTAGCGAGTCGCCCACGGCGCAAGCAAAACAGGTAGAGTTCAACACCATTGCTGCATCATTCGGCGGCCTGTCCGTACATGCCTCCAGGCTGCACAACTTTCTGGCAAAAACCGAATATCCTCTCCTCGGCCAGCCCCTGGCCCAAGGGACCCTGGATCTTCCCGCAAACAACACTATCGAGGGTTTGGCAGGCGGGATTGAGGCGGCTTATCACGCGTATGGCGATTCCGAACTGGGACACGACAAATGCGTCATCTTTCTAGTCCAAGGTGGCGAGCGCAACGTCTTTGACCAGCGCCATCTGGAGTATCAAATTTCCAAGTCGTCGCCCACCATACCTGTCTTCCGGCTAGCCTTCACAGACATCATGAAGCACACTTCCATTGCCAAAAGCCCCAAGCGCCAGCTTCTCTATACGCTCCCCAGAAACGGGAACAGGGTCTTTGAGGTGGCCGTTGTGTATATGCGGGGCGGCTATGGCCCTGACGACTATCCGAATCAGCAAACGTGGGATGCTAGGTGTCATCTTGAACGCTCGCATGCCATCAAGTGCCCCACGGTCCTAACACAGGTAGCCGGCATCAAGAAAGTGCAGCAGGTTCTTGCAACCCCTCGACCGTCGTCTGAGCCGTCGATCCTCAGTAAATTCATCAAGGATGACACGCCATCCGCCATTGCCCTATGGAACACATTCACCAACATTTACCCCATGGACACGTCGGATGTGGGCTTGGAGGCACGGAAGAAGGCTCTCGATCCCGAACAGTGCGTCGATTATGTTTTGAAGCCGCAGAGGGAAGGGGGCGGAAACAACATCTACGGAAGCGCGATTCCTGGGTTCTTGAAGACGGTGCCAGAGGCTCACTGGAATTCGTACATTCTAATGGAGCTTATTAAAGCGCCGGCCGAAAACAACTTCATCCTGCGCAATGGAGCCATTGAAAAAGGTCGAGTGATTTCTGAGCTCGGGGTATATGGCACGTGTCTTTGGAACCAGGAGACGGGAGAAGTCATTCGAAATGAACAGGCGGGCTGGC
The DNA window shown above is from Metarhizium brunneum chromosome 1, complete sequence and carries:
- the gsa1 gene encoding Glutathione synthetase large chain yields the protein MTSGHDAEPSRQYPPATTPEELDHLVEVIKDWAIGNGLAVRTPPAVISSEADPTRITAVPAPVTLFPTAFPRQAFLQGQKAQNAYNELVIDGDDFVRDLWAVHETVKSEGYTQPLSLGLFRSDYMVHEHKSSESPTAQAKQVEFNTIAASFGGLSVHASRLHNFLAKTEYPLLGQPLAQGTLDLPANNTIEGLAGGIEAAYHAYGDSELGHDKCVIFLVQGGERNVFDQRHLEYQISKSSPTIPVFRLAFTDIMKHTSIAKSPKRQLLYTLPRNGNRVFEVAVVYMRGGYGPDDYPNQQTWDARCHLERSHAIKCPTVLTQVAGIKKVQQVLATPRPSSEPSILSKFIKDDTPSAIALWNTFTNIYPMDTSDVGLEARKKALDPEQCVDYVLKPQREGGGNNIYGSAIPGFLKTVPEAHWNSYILMELIKAPAENNFILRNGAIEKGRVISELGVYGTCLWNQETGEVIRNEQAGWLLRTKGEESQEGGVAAGYGCMDSVSLT